One region of Fragaria vesca subsp. vesca linkage group LG4, FraVesHawaii_1.0, whole genome shotgun sequence genomic DNA includes:
- the LOC101299665 gene encoding phosphate transporter PHO1 homolog 3-like has protein sequence MKFGKEFAAQMVPEWQEAYVNYNYLKSLIKDIQHSKQRDKPPPPPATTTTPHQIKRRHTLYRAFSGLTRSRHHQEPFSPTTDIENQTILVHPVRSEGSNHESYQTTFLMAAEEGGVMELEYFRRVDDEFNKVEKFYRGKVEEVLKEAAVLNKQMDALIAFRIKVENPQRLFDWSGEITRLASDVATSTAQLAASTPRGARASRRAAMAMDVIEEGGSSSQGEHSGEDDKDEKEKEELVGRKVKVEKPEMFRGSRPAPLDVLSRVTMNQTVETPRSTIKGFLNVPQQTELKFSRENLSKVEEQLKSAFVVFYQKLRLLKSFGFLNTLAFSKIMKKYDKVTSRNTLKPYMKMVDNSYLGSSDEVTKLIERVESAFIKHFSNSNRRKGMAVLRPKPKIERHRITFFMGCFAGCTVALTLALILLVRAHDIMNESGRKQYMDTIFPLYSLFGFVFLHMLMYAGNIYFWRRYRVNYSFIFGFKQGTELGYREVLLVSFGLGVLALAAVLSNLDMEMDPQTKEYKQLTELLPLFLVLFVIVILVCPFNIVYRSSRYFFLVCVFHCICAPLYKVTLPDFFLADQLTSQVQAIRSLQFYICYYGWGDYKLREDSCRSSDVFKTFNFIVACIPYWSRLLQCLRRLFEEKDPHQGYNGLKYFFTIVAVTMRTAYSLNMDVNWKILAGIFSIIAALYGTYWDLVVDWGLLHRNSKNRWLRDKLLIPYNSVYFGAMVLNVLLRFAWLQTVLNFNVPFMHKQTMLAVVASLEIIRRGIWSFFRLENEHLNNVGKYRAFKSVPLPFNYDEDHKDL, from the exons ATGAAGTTTGGAAAGGAATTTGCAGCACAAATGGTGCCAGAATGGCAAGAAGCATACGTGAACTACAACTACCTAAAATCACTCATAAAAGATATTCAACACTCGAAGCAAAGAGACAAGCCTCCTCCTCCTCCGGCGACCACCACAACGCCCCACCAAATAAAGCGGAGGCACACATTGTACAGAGCCTTCAGTGGTCTCACCAGAAGTCGACACCACCAAGAACCCTTTAGTCCAACTACGGACATCGAAAACCAAACCATCTTAGTACACCCTGTGAGATCAGAAGGTTCTAATCACGAGAGTTACCAGACCACTTTCTTAATGGCTGCCGAGGAAGGCGGGGTTATGGAGTTGGAGTATTTCAGAAGGGTTGATGATGAGTTCAACAAAGTTGAGAAGTTCTATAGGGGAAAAGTTGAAGAGGTCCTGAAGGAAGCTGCTGTGCTTAATAAGCAAATGGATGCTTTGATCGCTTTTCGGATTAAGGTGGAGAATCCTCAGAGGCTGTTTGATTGGTCCGGCGAGATTACTCGTCTTGCTTCAGATGTTGCAACTTCCACAGCTCAGTTGGCTGCTTCAACTCCTAGAGGAGCCAGAGCAAGCA GACGTGCGGCTATGGCTATGGATGTGATCGAAGAGGGCGGGTCAAGTAGCCAAGGGGAACATTCCGGTGAAGATGATAAAGATGAGAAAGAGAAAGAAGAACTTGTTGGTAGGAAGGTTAAGGTAGAGAAGCCAGAGATGTTTAGAGGGTCTAGACCTGCACCACTAGATGTTCTAAGTCGTGTGACAATGAATCAAACCGTTGAGACTCCACGTTCGACTATTAAAGGCTTCCTCAATGTGCCTCAGCAGACCGAGCTCAAATTCAGCAGGGAAAATCTCAGTAAAGTTGAAGAACAGCTTAAGAGTGCTTTCGTTGTATTTTACCAGAAACTTAGGCTTCTAAAGAGCTTTGG ATTCTTGAATACATTGGCATTTTCGAAGATCATGAAGAAGTATGATAAG GTTACTTCAAGAAATACATTAAAACCGTACATGAAGATGGTAGACAACTCCTACCTTGGCAGCTCTGATGAG GTTACCAAGCTTATAGAGAGGGTTGAAAGTGCATTCATCAAGCATTTCTCAAACTCAAATCGCCGAAAAGGGATGGCCGTTTTAAGGCCAAAGCCAAAGATAGAAAGACATAGGATAACATTTTTCATGG GTTGCTTTGCTGGCTGCACAGTTGCTCTTACATTAGCCCTGATTTTGCTAGTACGCGCTCACGATATTATGAATGAGTCAGGGAGGAAACAGTACATGGATACCATATTTCCCTTATACAG CTTGTTCGGGTTTGTTTTTCTACACATGCTTATGTATGCTGGAAACATATACTTCTGGAGACGGTACAGAGTCAATTACTCTTTCATATTTGGTTTCAAGCAAGGAACTGAGTTGGGCTACAGAGAGGTTCTCCTTGTTAGTTTTGGTCTGGGAGTGCTAGCACTAGCTGCTGTTCTCTCAAATCTTGACATGGAAATGGACCCCCAAACCAAAGAGTACAAACAATTAACTGAACTTCTCCCTCTCTTCTTGGTTTTG TTTGTAATTGTGATATTAGTATGCCCATTCAACATCGTCTATCGCTCAAGTCGCTATTTCTTCCTTGTTTGTGTATTTCATTGTATCTGTGCTCCTCTATACAAG GTCACACTGCCAGATTTCTTCTTGGCTGATCAGTTAACTAGCCAG GTGCAAGCCATTAGAAGCTTGCAGTTCTATATTTGCTACTATGGTTGGGGAGATTATAAACTCAGAGAAGATAGTTGCAGATCAAGCGATGTATTCAAGACTTTCAATTTCATAGTTGCTTGTATTCCATATTGGTCCCGCCTTCTTCAG TGCCTACGACGCCTGTTTGAAGAGAAGGACCCACACCAAGGTTACAATGGGCTCAAGTACTTCTTCACAATAGTAGCTGTCACCATGAGGACAGCTTACAGTCTTAATATGGATGTGAACTGGAAAATTCTTGCCGGGATTTTTTCGATCATTGCAGCATTGTATGGAACATATTGGGATCTTGTTGTAGACTGGGGACTTCTGCACCGCAACTCAAAGAATCGCTGGTTGAGAGACAAACTTTTAATCCCTTACAATAGTGTATACTTTGGAGCTATG GTGTTGAATGTGTTGCTGAGATTTGCTTGGTTGCAGACTGTTTTAAATTTTAATGTTCCTTTCATGCATAAACAAACAATGTTAGCAGTCGTGGCCAGCTTGGAGATAATTCGTCGAGGGATATGGAGTTTTTTCAGGTTGGAGAATGAACATTTGAACAATGTTGGCAAGTACAGGGCATTCAAGTCAGTGCCACTGCCCTTCAACTATGATGAAGACCACAAAGATCTGTAG